In Terriglobia bacterium, the following proteins share a genomic window:
- a CDS encoding cysteine dioxygenase family protein translates to MDLVSAIDELKHKAGEMRLPELRRFIADLKVQRSDIQPHIHFTEERYARNLVYKCEDFECLVLCWRPGQRSPIHDHANSICTVYTVEGVLSADNYKKTPNGHIRADYAEDFKPGSVLSIQTTEIHQVSNLQGSAPMISLHFYLGPLENSFLYSVQQPGHELYPRSYARVFTLADGI, encoded by the coding sequence ATGGATCTCGTCAGCGCGATCGACGAACTAAAGCACAAAGCCGGGGAAATGCGATTGCCGGAGCTCCGGCGGTTCATCGCCGATCTGAAGGTCCAACGCTCGGACATCCAGCCCCACATTCACTTTACGGAAGAACGGTACGCACGCAACCTGGTCTATAAATGCGAGGATTTCGAGTGCCTGGTTTTATGCTGGCGGCCCGGCCAGCGCAGCCCGATTCACGACCATGCGAATTCGATTTGTACCGTATACACGGTCGAGGGCGTTCTTTCTGCAGACAATTACAAGAAGACGCCGAATGGCCACATCCGCGCGGACTATGCCGAGGATTTCAAGCCGGGATCGGTTCTGAGCATACAGACAACTGAAATCCATCAGGTGTCGAACCTTCAGGGTTCGGCTCCGATGATTTCGCTTCATTTTTACCTGGGTCCGCTGGAAAACAGCTTCCTGTATTCCGTCCAGCAACCTGGACACGAGTTATACCCGCGCAGTTATGCGAGGGTCTTCACCCTCGCCGACGGTATCTAA
- a CDS encoding flagellar motor protein MotB, protein MVRRKKPAERVNHERWIVSYADFITLLFAFFVVLFAASNSDQKKTGQVANAVQVAFKQMGVFSPSGKVVPLYDDGVLPADTKTIIGNDHGVLDAAQFIATGKPDEPGRKDLADIRSQLEVKLKEELASRSVRMSENSRGLTISLAETGFFDPGSAVMPANGLAAIDRIASTLRPMNFSVRVEGHTDNTPIHTAQFPSNWELSTRRATFLLQYLISTGSIPPERLSAAGYAEYRPVASNDTPEGRAANRRVDLVVLGAGSLKLEPQTPPAAVK, encoded by the coding sequence ATGGTTCGCCGAAAGAAACCCGCCGAACGCGTCAACCATGAACGCTGGATCGTCTCGTACGCAGACTTCATCACGCTCCTGTTTGCGTTTTTTGTGGTCCTGTTCGCCGCTTCGAACTCGGACCAGAAGAAAACCGGCCAGGTCGCCAACGCCGTGCAGGTCGCATTCAAGCAGATGGGAGTCTTCTCGCCGTCAGGCAAGGTCGTCCCGCTGTACGACGACGGCGTCCTCCCTGCCGACACCAAGACCATTATCGGTAACGACCATGGGGTACTCGATGCCGCTCAGTTCATTGCCACCGGCAAGCCGGATGAACCCGGCAGGAAGGACCTGGCGGACATCCGCTCTCAGCTCGAAGTGAAACTGAAAGAAGAACTGGCGAGCCGGAGCGTAAGAATGTCCGAAAATTCGCGCGGCTTGACTATCAGTCTTGCTGAAACAGGATTCTTCGATCCCGGTTCCGCGGTGATGCCTGCAAACGGCCTCGCGGCGATCGACCGTATCGCTTCCACGTTGCGGCCGATGAATTTCAGTGTTCGTGTCGAGGGCCATACCGACAATACGCCGATTCATACCGCTCAATTCCCTTCGAATTGGGAACTATCGACGCGGCGCGCGACGTTTCTTCTGCAGTATCTGATTTCGACGGGAAGCATCCCGCCGGAGCGGCTCTCCGCAGCCGGATATGCAGAGTATCGTCCGGTTGCGTCCAACGACACACCCGAAGGCCGCGCCGCCAACCGGCGCGTCGATCTGGTTGTCCTCGGAGCGGGATCTCTCAAACTCGAACCCCAAACGCCGCCGGCCGCAGTAAAATAG
- a CDS encoding helix-turn-helix transcriptional regulator yields MASERQVLTRETLGQFEQLILTAIMTIGKGAYGVPIYDEVCRLAEKRINFGSLYVTLDRLERKGLVSSRLTDPRKEPRGRSKRFYQMEADGLRLLQESVATSLRVANALSGKWGFIRKWTPKGHA; encoded by the coding sequence ATGGCGTCGGAGCGGCAAGTACTCACGCGCGAAACCCTCGGGCAATTCGAGCAACTGATCCTCACGGCGATCATGACGATCGGGAAGGGCGCCTACGGCGTGCCTATCTACGACGAAGTCTGCAGGCTCGCCGAAAAACGGATCAATTTCGGTTCGCTGTACGTAACGCTGGATCGGCTGGAAAGAAAAGGGCTGGTTTCATCGCGCCTGACCGATCCCAGAAAAGAACCACGCGGCCGGTCAAAGCGGTTTTATCAGATGGAAGCCGATGGGCTCCGGCTGTTACAGGAATCCGTGGCAACTTCGCTGAGGGTTGCGAACGCGCTCAGCGGCAAGTGGGGATTCATTCGAAAGTGGACTCCCAAAGGCCACGCCTAG
- a CDS encoding class I SAM-dependent methyltransferase: MAPDLQLEYWNRIGPTKEFAHPVNVPRLRQWLASGSCILDYGCGYGRALGILQASGYSNLLGLDPAPAMVAAARERYPGISVDVLDDFRCIPMADASVDAVLLFAVLTCVPDNDAERAIVREITRVLRPSGLLYISDMWLQTDERNLDRYRRDEEKYSTYGIFDLADGVTVRHHDRLWIESLLSCYESMALDEIDAQTMNGHSASIFQWFGRRPAMNEVPRCG, encoded by the coding sequence GTGGCACCGGATCTGCAACTGGAGTACTGGAATCGAATTGGGCCCACCAAAGAATTTGCCCATCCCGTGAATGTTCCCAGACTGCGGCAATGGCTCGCGTCCGGAAGCTGCATCCTCGATTATGGCTGCGGCTACGGCCGTGCGCTGGGTATCTTGCAGGCGAGCGGCTACTCGAACCTGCTCGGCCTGGATCCGGCGCCGGCAATGGTTGCGGCCGCGCGGGAACGTTATCCGGGAATCTCTGTTGATGTGCTGGACGATTTCCGATGCATTCCGATGGCGGATGCGTCTGTGGATGCCGTGCTGCTATTCGCTGTGCTTACTTGCGTGCCGGACAACGATGCGGAACGCGCTATCGTTCGAGAGATCACGCGCGTCCTGCGGCCTTCGGGCCTCCTTTATATAAGCGATATGTGGCTCCAGACGGACGAACGCAATCTGGATCGCTATCGGCGCGACGAGGAGAAATACAGTACGTACGGCATTTTTGATCTGGCCGATGGAGTTACTGTCCGTCATCATGATCGTCTGTGGATTGAATCGTTGTTGAGCTGCTATGAATCTATGGCTCTGGATGAAATTGACGCGCAAACTATGAATGGCCACTCCGCATCCATCTTTCAATGGTTCGGCCGTCGGCCTGCAATGAACGAGGTGCCTCGATGCGGCTGA
- a CDS encoding motility protein A, with the protein ANIFFLPAAAKLKFKGRKKMIIKEMMLEGTLGILEGQNPRLIESKLTSFLDEQYQKLRADQVARKAGARKAAA; encoded by the coding sequence CGGCGAACATCTTCTTTCTTCCGGCGGCCGCCAAGCTGAAATTCAAGGGCCGGAAAAAAATGATCATCAAGGAAATGATGCTCGAAGGTACGCTCGGCATCCTGGAAGGCCAGAATCCTCGCTTGATCGAAAGCAAGCTCACGTCGTTCCTGGACGAACAATACCAGAAGTTGCGCGCCGATCAGGTCGCGCGTAAAGCCGGCGCCAGGAAAGCGGCCGCATAA